From one Budorcas taxicolor isolate Tak-1 chromosome 21, Takin1.1, whole genome shotgun sequence genomic stretch:
- the LYSET gene encoding lysosomal enzyme trafficking factor, whose product MPKPPDYSELSDSLTLAVGTGRFSGPLHRAWRMMNFRQRMGWIGVGLYLLASAAAFYYVFEINETYNRLALEHIQQHPEEPLEGTTWTHSLKTRLLSLPFWFWTIVFLIPYLQMFLFLYSCTRADPKTVGYCIIPICLAVICNRHQAFVKASNQISRLQLIDT is encoded by the exons ATGCCAAAGCCACCCGATTATTCAGAACTGAGTGACTCTTTAACGCTTGCCGTGGGAACAGGAAGATTTTCGGGACCACT GCACAGAGCATGGAGAATGATGAATTTCCGTCAGCGGATGGGATGGATCGGAGTGGGACTCTATCTATTAGCAAGTGCAGCAGCATTTTACTACGTTTTTGAAATCAATGAGACTTACAACAGGCTGGCCTTGGAACACATTCAAcagcacccagaggagccccttgaAGGAACCACGTGGACACACTCCTTGAAAACTCGGTTGCTCTCCCTGCCTTTTTGGTTCTGGACAATTGTTTTTCTCATACCTTACTTACAGATGTTTTTATTCCTTTACTCTTGTACAAGAGCTGACCCCAAAACGGTGGGCTACTGTATTATCCCCATATGCTTGGCAGTTATATGCAATCGCCACCAAGCATTTGTCAAGGCTTCTAATCAGATCAGCAGACTACAACTGATTGACACATAA